One Pectobacterium cacticida genomic window, GTCGTTTTTTACAGAACGTAGCGACGATTTCGGAATAGATACCGAACACCGGCAACACCAGGATGTAGACTTCAGGATGACCCCATGCCCAAATCAGGTTGATGTACATCATCATGTTGCCACCCATATCATTAGTAAAGAAATGGGTGCCGAGATAACGGTCAAGCGTCAGTAGCGCGATAGTCACGGTCAAGATGGGGAATGCGGCGATAATCAGCACGTTGGTACACAGTGCCGTCCAGGTAAACACCGGCATCTTCATCAGTGACATGCCCGGCGCACGCATCTTCAGAATGGTGGCGAAGAAGTTAACCCCTGTCAGTGTCGTACCGACTCCGGATACCTGTAGACTCCATATCCAGTAATCGACCCCGACGCCGGGACTGTACTCCTTCCCGGACAGTGGTGGATAGGCCACCCAACCCGTCTGTGCAAACTCACCGACACCCAGTGAGAGGTTGATCAGAATGACACCGGCAACAAATAGCCAGAAACTGAGAGAGTTCAGAAAGGGGAAAGCGACGTCACGTGCACCAATCTGTAACGGAACCGCGAGGTTCATGAGACCAACGACAAACGGTGTCGCCACAAAGAAGATCATGATGACACCATGCGCGGTGAAAATCTGATCGTAATGGTGCGCGTTTAGAAACCCTTCTTGCCCGGCAGAGGCTAAAACCTGCTGACCACGCATCATGATGGCATCGGCAAAACCACGAATCATCATCACCAAACCGACGATGATGTACATAATACCGATTCTTTTATGATCGACGGAGGTAAACCATTCCGTCCACAGCCATTTCCATTTCCCGAAATAGGTTATTGCCGCCAGTAGCGCAAGGCCGCCAACGATGATCGCCGCCACGACGACCATAATAATGGGTTCGTGATACGGAACCGCATCAAGTGTAAGTTTTCCGAACATCGTATTATCCCTCGGCTCCGTTGTGCGAGCTATGCTCGCCCATGTTCATACTCTCACCATGCTGCATGTTTTCATCGTGTTTCATGCCTTCATCGTGATGTTGCATGTTCATGTCATTGCCTATGAATTTGCGAATAATATTATTGAACAAATCCGGCTGGACACTAGAGAAGTATTCGACAGGATGAAACTCACTTGGCTTCGCCAATGCATTGAATTCATCCATTGTATTGAGCGTATTAGAGGACGCGCGGACGTTCGCAACCCATTGGTCAAACGCTTGTTGCGTTGGCGTAGCAATCGCGGTGAATTTCATGCCTGAGAAGCCTTTACCACTATATCCGCCAGAAATACCGTCGTATTTTCCTGGCTCATTCGCGATTAAATGGAGCTTCGTCTGCATGCCGGCCATGGCGTAAATTTGTCCACCAAGGCGAGGAATGAAGAAAGAGTTCATCACGGAATCAGAAGTAATCTTGAAGGCAACGGGAACGTTGGCCGGGAAAGCCAGTTCGTTAACGGTCGCAATACCGAGATCCGGATAAATAAACAGCCATTTCCAGTCAAGTGATACAACATCGACATTGATAGGTTTAACGTCTGATTCCAACGGCTTATAAGGATCAAGCGCGTGGGTTGTCTTCCAGGTAATCGTGCCAAGGATGACGATAATGATAATAGGCACAGTCCAGACTACGGCCTCAATTTTATTGGAGTGTGACCAATTCGGGGTGTATTTCGCCTTTTCATTGGAAGCACGAAACTTCCAGGCAAAGGCTATCGTCATAACGATAACGGGGATCACAACGATCAACATCAGCCCGATGGCAGTCAGTATTAGCGATCTTTGCTCTAACCCGATCTCTCCTTTGGGGTTCATCAGCGCCATATCACAACCACTCAATAGCATTGTGGCTGCGAATAATGACAGCATCCCAAAAATTTTATTGTATTTCCTGAGTCTCATCTAGCGACCTCAATAACAAGGGCTCTATTGTCATTTCACGCGAGCGGGCATTTTACGGGAAGGTTACTGCACTGTAAACATGATTAAGGTTTTGTCAGTCGTTTGTTGCTGATTTTTGCCTTCGATGTCACAAGAATATTCGAAATAAAAATAATTTTTAAATACAGTCAATTAAGGCCATACCTCACTAAGAGTATGGATGGATAATAAGAAATTACAACTTATTGTAACGCCTATTTTCCAATCCTTTTTGGGTAAGGAGATGTGTTCGATTTGTGTTTGTGATGGCGAATAAAATGAGGGCATCGAGATTTGGGCGCAGAAATAAAATGCCCATCGGTAAGATAATTATAAGGGAGATAATTAAGAACCTATCCCACTAGGACTATTTTACTTGCCATTTTAGCCCAGGACAGTGTTCTAAATCCTTACGTACTCCGTGTACGCTCCGGTTTCTGCGCGCTGTCCGAGACCAAACTGGCTGCGACAATGACGCCTACTGAGATAGGCTCTAAGTGAAAATGGGATGATTGCTCAAGGAACGTCAATGCCACCTGAGCAATGTTATCTTTATGCTCATGGTGTTGATGAGCGCCTCAGTGACAGGTAATCCAGCAAACTACCTAAGATAACGCCCAGCAGCGAGAGCGTGGCGCCGACAATGAGCAAACATTCTGCCAATAGCGGTAGTGAGAACCCACTCAATGCGTCGCTAATAAGCAGGATGAGCCACAATGCCAGTAAAACTACGCCCAATCCTAACATTAGGACGGCCTTCTGATAATAATTCTGGAATGTGGAGCGAACCTGAAAGGTGTCTGTCTTCTGGGTGTATTCCAGTGTTTCGCGGCAGATGGACAGGATTGCCAGGCCGGGTAATGCTGCAAAAATGGAAAAGAGATAGAACCATGCCCAGCCATAGGATTCAACAAACCAGCCCGCAATCGGCCCAACGTAAACCCGCCCTATAGCAGAAAGGGCAGAAAGGAGAGCAAATTGTGTGGCTGAGAAAGATTTATTACACAGCGTCATTAACAGCGCGACGAAAGCCGCTGTGCCCATCCCACCACAGAGATTCTCTAGAAAAACGGCCGTGGCCATCGTAAATAGGTTTTTGGCAGTGATCGCCAAAAGCCAGTATCCCGCGTTGGATAAGGCTTGAAGAAGCCCAAAGAACATCAACGCTCTGAATAACGAGAGTCGTTGCATCAATAGTCCGCCGTAAATCGCCCCAATAATGGTGGCAATTAGCCCTAGCGTTTTATTGACTAACCCAACATCACCCGCATTGAAGCCAACTCCACGTATTAAGAAGGTGGTTGTTAAGCTAATCGCAAAGGCGTCGCCGAGCTTATATAGCACGATGAGCAGTAAAATGAGCCAGGCGTTGTTGCGGGTGAAGAAATCTCGCAGCGGAGCAACAATGGCTTGCTCTATCGTGCGTGGCGCAGGCTGACTATTTAACGGTTCCGGTGCTAATAAGGTGGCGAACACTCCAATCAACATAAGCCCCGCCATGAGCCAATAGGTTGCCTGCCAGCCGAGATAGCGATCCGCCATCCATAGCGCCAGCCCGCCGGAAACTAGCATGGCAAGACGGTAGCCTAATACTGAGGTGGCCGCGCCTATGCCGCGTTCTTCCGCAGGCAGTAAATCCGTTTTATAGGCATCAAAAACAATATCCTGGGACGCTGAACAGAAGGCGACCAACACGGCTAACGCCGCCAGCCACCCGAGATCATGCGCCGGGTTCATAAACCCCATACCCACAATAGCGACAATGAGCAGTAGTTGGCTGAGAATCAACCATCCGCGGCGTCTGCCAAGAAACGGCGGGGTATAGCGATCCATGAGAGGGGACCAGAGAAACTTAAATACATAGGCCTGGCCCACTAAGGAGAAAAAACCGATGGTTTTGAGATCGATATTTTCTACCGTCATCCAGGCTTGCAGTGTGCCGGATGTCAAGGCTAATGGTAAACCTGAGGCGAAGCCAAGTAACAGCATAAAAAGCGAATTACGTTGGCTGAATAAGGCACTGATGCGATTAAACATACTGAGTCCTTTCCCTTGCTGAGAACTATCCCTGACGCAAGGGAAGCGGCATAGAGTAATTAACGGGCGTTTTCTTTGATAAAGTTGCTAAC contains:
- the cyoA gene encoding cytochrome o ubiquinol oxidase subunit II gives rise to the protein MRLRKYNKIFGMLSLFAATMLLSGCDMALMNPKGEIGLEQRSLILTAIGLMLIVVIPVIVMTIAFAWKFRASNEKAKYTPNWSHSNKIEAVVWTVPIIIIVILGTITWKTTHALDPYKPLESDVKPINVDVVSLDWKWLFIYPDLGIATVNELAFPANVPVAFKITSDSVMNSFFIPRLGGQIYAMAGMQTKLHLIANEPGKYDGISGGYSGKGFSGMKFTAIATPTQQAFDQWVANVRASSNTLNTMDEFNALAKPSEFHPVEYFSSVQPDLFNNIIRKFIGNDMNMQHHDEGMKHDENMQHGESMNMGEHSSHNGAEG
- the ampG gene encoding muropeptide MFS transporter AmpG, translating into MFNRISALFSQRNSLFMLLLGFASGLPLALTSGTLQAWMTVENIDLKTIGFFSLVGQAYVFKFLWSPLMDRYTPPFLGRRRGWLILSQLLLIVAIVGMGFMNPAHDLGWLAALAVLVAFCSASQDIVFDAYKTDLLPAEERGIGAATSVLGYRLAMLVSGGLALWMADRYLGWQATYWLMAGLMLIGVFATLLAPEPLNSQPAPRTIEQAIVAPLRDFFTRNNAWLILLLIVLYKLGDAFAISLTTTFLIRGVGFNAGDVGLVNKTLGLIATIIGAIYGGLLMQRLSLFRALMFFGLLQALSNAGYWLLAITAKNLFTMATAVFLENLCGGMGTAAFVALLMTLCNKSFSATQFALLSALSAIGRVYVGPIAGWFVESYGWAWFYLFSIFAALPGLAILSICRETLEYTQKTDTFQVRSTFQNYYQKAVLMLGLGVVLLALWLILLISDALSGFSLPLLAECLLIVGATLSLLGVILGSLLDYLSLRRSSTP